Proteins encoded in a region of the Cardiocondyla obscurior isolate alpha-2009 unplaced genomic scaffold, Cobs3.1 scaffold33_214576_698314, whole genome shotgun sequence genome:
- the LOC139112651 gene encoding zinc finger CCCH domain-containing protein 10-like, protein MAYFGEPAQKQQLCRDFQRGACSNSYCAFVHPYRYCFNYQNKKCTNAQCRFLHVTSVEQARYEATGLTSAKLRYEVGRTLQNSIICGDYKAGRCNRTDCQRRHIGHDEKLECIVCCGEIVLDTFGASSCGHVYCYTCALKCQGPPRPYTMLTVVCPVCRSVASYEQLH, encoded by the exons atggcatattttgGAGAACcag ctCAAAAACAACAGCTCTGCCGCGACTTCCAGCGAGGAGCCTGCTCGAATAGTTATTGTGCGTTTGTGCACCCTTACAGGTATTGTTTCAATTACCAAAATAAgaagtgcacaaacgcgcaatgcaGATTCTTGCATGTAACGAGTGTGGAGCAGGCTCGTTACGAGGCCACCGGATTGACGTCAGCGAAATTACGCTACGAAGTTGGACGCACCCTGCAGAATTCCATCATCTGCGGGGACTACAAGGCCGGCAGGTGCAACAGGACGGACTGCCAACGTCGGCATATCGGGCACGACGAAAAACTTGAGTGCATAGTGTGCTGCGGCGAAATTGTGTTAGACACGTTCGGGGCGTCCAGTTGCGGGCACGTGTATTGCTACACGTGTGCCCTAAAGTGCCAAGGCCCCCCGCGTCCGTACACTATGCTTACGGTTGTGTGCCCGGTATGCCGATCCGTCGCTAGTTACGAACAATTGCATtag